One genomic window of Myxococcus guangdongensis includes the following:
- a CDS encoding MBL fold metallo-hydrolase produces MRFAPDVILDLTPLPDGVGGVPFTELLNGLLREGFEPEGSRRLLEEACARLGPGLLRPGGVDDGGFLVESPVLFPEQGPWWWVLQQGEERWHTRLAVEDVSAVAEFLRATALASTLEEVREAWPFDESGWRDSLFAAGPHPTPWMEPSGPGIYRREHASVLIRSRTTSVLVDPIPLQRRMNHIGQAPGNLAHGSLGAVAITHGHVDHWHVPSMLSHLTDARVPVLVPRVPRPNLLTMQDFAQVLTTCGQRALAPQWGETVHVGDIRVDVLPFYGEQPSPDGPPLVEGLRSWGNCYRFTTEDFSCLLLVDSGTDPEGRMEAVVERSRRELGPVDVVLSCQREFLSPFFGGLSHYWAALPWTRLRELYADHLAGRLRSATAGPTGVAEVCAVAGARWFLPYANGFEGVGRAIQDVGWGLGEPSEVACGAAVRDHLRVLGVDTKVLDWSPGDVARFERGELQLDAAR; encoded by the coding sequence ATGCGCTTCGCACCGGACGTCATCCTGGACCTCACGCCGCTGCCGGACGGCGTGGGCGGAGTGCCCTTCACCGAGCTGTTGAACGGGTTGCTGCGCGAGGGCTTCGAGCCCGAGGGCTCGCGGCGCTTGCTGGAAGAGGCGTGTGCGAGGCTGGGGCCGGGGCTGCTGCGCCCCGGGGGCGTGGATGACGGTGGCTTCCTCGTGGAGTCGCCGGTGCTCTTCCCCGAGCAGGGCCCCTGGTGGTGGGTGCTCCAGCAGGGCGAGGAGCGCTGGCACACGCGGTTGGCGGTGGAGGACGTGTCGGCGGTGGCGGAGTTCCTGCGCGCCACGGCGCTCGCATCGACGTTGGAGGAGGTGCGCGAGGCGTGGCCCTTCGATGAATCGGGCTGGCGGGACTCGCTCTTCGCGGCGGGGCCGCACCCCACACCCTGGATGGAGCCCTCCGGTCCGGGCATCTACCGACGCGAGCACGCGAGTGTGCTCATCCGCTCGCGGACGACGTCGGTGCTGGTGGATCCGATTCCGCTCCAGCGGCGGATGAATCACATCGGACAGGCGCCGGGAAATCTCGCGCACGGGTCCCTCGGCGCGGTGGCCATCACCCACGGGCACGTGGACCATTGGCATGTGCCGTCGATGCTGTCGCACCTGACGGATGCGCGCGTGCCGGTGCTCGTGCCGCGCGTGCCTCGCCCCAATCTGCTGACGATGCAGGACTTCGCCCAGGTGCTGACCACGTGTGGCCAACGTGCCCTGGCGCCCCAGTGGGGCGAGACGGTGCACGTGGGGGACATCCGCGTGGATGTGCTGCCGTTCTACGGCGAGCAGCCATCACCGGACGGACCGCCGCTGGTCGAGGGACTGCGGAGCTGGGGCAACTGCTACCGCTTCACCACCGAGGACTTCAGCTGCCTGTTACTGGTGGACAGCGGGACGGACCCGGAGGGACGCATGGAGGCGGTGGTGGAGCGCTCGCGCCGGGAGCTGGGGCCGGTCGACGTGGTGCTCTCCTGCCAGCGGGAATTCCTCTCACCCTTCTTCGGAGGGTTGAGTCACTACTGGGCCGCCCTGCCCTGGACGAGGCTGCGCGAGCTGTACGCGGACCATCTCGCCGGACGCCTGCGCAGTGCCACGGCCGGGCCCACGGGCGTGGCCGAGGTGTGTGCCGTCGCGGGAGCTCGGTGGTTCCTGCCCTATGCGAACGGCTTCGAGGGCGTGGGACGCGCCATCCAGGACGTCGGCTGGGGACTGGGAGAGCCGTCCGAGGTCGCCTGTGGCGCGGCGGTGCGTGACCACCTGCGGGTGCTGGGTGTCGACACGAAGGTGTTGGACTGGAGCCCGGGGGACGTGGCGCGCTTCGAGCGCGGCGAGTTGCAGTTGGACGCCGCGCGCTGA
- a CDS encoding peptidase domain-containing ABC transporter, protein MTEPTPPPSFFERFPALQRLGARFSRRRIPVVTQMASTDCGAACLAMVLGYWGRHVKLDEVHAAAGLAIRGISARAILEAGRRFGLVGRAAQVDMDQLDLLEPGAVLHWEFRHFIVFERLTRAGVEVVDPAFGRRLVPLEQFRKSFTGVALLFEPSETFETAAPRRGPNRYLHLLLEERPALLRVAVMSLLLQLFALALPSLTGAVVDRVVPSGDVPLLATLGAGMAALVVFQLLSSLVRAHLLLQLRTHLDARLTLGFLDHLVHLPFSFFQLRSAGDLMNRLNSNTTVRELLTAGTLSGLLDGSLVLLYLGLLFAGSAQMGALVTVLALLQGAVFLFSSRRQRELMAQNLEVSASAQNYEVELFTGVQTLKAMGLEDRAVQHWSNLYVDVLNVSLERGRVSALTDSLTATLRMASPLVVMGLGALLVMEGQLTLGQMLALNALAAGFLLPVSNLVTTAFQLQLVSSYLARVDDVLEAPAEQLPGERRRSHEVAGRIQVEGVSFRYGPHSPLVVRDVSVTIEPGQFVAIVGASGAGKSSLAHLLLGLYLPSSGVIRYDGVPLQELELKELRRQMGVVLQNPSLFRGDVRRNIAYSDPQLPLEAVQEAARRAQVHDDISAMPMGYETVLSEMGTSLSGGQRQRLALARALAANPSILLLDEATNALDARTERAVQDALAELRCTRVVIAHRLSTVRDADLILVMKDGQLVEQGTHAALMERRGNYFELVSAQDRPHKAAG, encoded by the coding sequence GTGACTGAGCCCACCCCTCCCCCTTCGTTCTTCGAGCGCTTCCCCGCGTTGCAGCGGCTGGGCGCGCGCTTCAGCCGTCGTCGCATCCCCGTCGTCACGCAGATGGCGTCCACGGACTGCGGCGCGGCGTGCCTCGCCATGGTGCTGGGCTATTGGGGCCGCCACGTGAAGCTGGACGAGGTGCACGCGGCGGCGGGCCTCGCCATCCGGGGCATCTCCGCCCGCGCCATCCTGGAAGCGGGCCGGCGCTTCGGCCTGGTGGGCCGCGCGGCCCAGGTCGACATGGACCAGCTCGACCTGCTGGAGCCGGGCGCGGTGCTGCACTGGGAGTTCCGGCACTTCATCGTCTTCGAGCGCCTGACGCGCGCGGGCGTGGAGGTGGTGGACCCCGCCTTCGGTCGACGCCTTGTTCCGCTGGAGCAGTTCCGCAAGTCCTTCACCGGCGTGGCGCTGCTCTTCGAGCCGTCGGAGACCTTCGAGACGGCGGCGCCTCGCCGAGGCCCCAACCGCTACCTGCACCTCCTGTTGGAGGAGCGACCCGCGCTGCTGCGCGTGGCGGTGATGTCGCTGTTGCTCCAGCTGTTCGCGCTGGCGCTGCCGTCCCTGACGGGCGCGGTGGTGGACCGGGTGGTGCCCAGCGGAGACGTGCCGCTGTTGGCCACGCTGGGCGCGGGGATGGCCGCGCTGGTGGTCTTCCAGTTGCTCTCGTCGCTCGTGCGCGCGCACCTGCTCCTGCAACTGCGCACGCACCTGGATGCGCGGCTGACGCTGGGCTTCCTGGACCACCTGGTGCACCTGCCGTTCTCGTTCTTCCAGCTGCGCTCGGCGGGCGACCTGATGAACCGCCTGAACAGCAACACCACGGTGCGCGAGCTGCTCACCGCGGGCACGCTGTCCGGGTTGTTGGATGGGAGCCTGGTGCTGCTCTACCTGGGGCTCCTGTTCGCCGGCAGCGCGCAGATGGGCGCGCTGGTGACGGTGCTGGCCCTGCTGCAAGGCGCGGTGTTCCTCTTCTCCAGTCGACGGCAGCGCGAGCTGATGGCGCAGAACCTGGAAGTGAGCGCGTCGGCGCAGAACTACGAAGTGGAGCTGTTCACGGGCGTGCAGACGCTGAAGGCGATGGGGTTGGAGGACCGCGCGGTGCAGCACTGGTCCAACCTCTACGTGGACGTGCTCAACGTGTCGCTGGAGCGCGGCCGGGTGTCGGCGCTCACGGACTCGCTGACCGCGACGCTGCGGATGGCGTCACCGCTGGTGGTGATGGGGCTGGGGGCGCTGCTCGTCATGGAGGGTCAGCTCACGCTCGGACAGATGCTGGCGCTCAACGCCCTGGCGGCGGGTTTCCTGCTGCCCGTCTCGAACCTGGTGACGACGGCGTTCCAGCTCCAGCTCGTGAGCAGCTATCTGGCGCGCGTGGATGACGTGCTGGAGGCACCGGCCGAGCAGCTCCCGGGAGAGCGTCGCCGCAGCCACGAGGTGGCGGGGCGCATCCAGGTGGAGGGCGTGTCGTTCCGCTACGGGCCCCACTCGCCGCTGGTGGTGCGGGACGTGTCGGTCACCATCGAACCGGGACAGTTCGTGGCCATCGTCGGCGCCTCGGGCGCGGGCAAGTCCAGCCTCGCGCACCTGCTCCTGGGGTTGTACCTGCCCAGCTCCGGCGTCATCCGGTACGACGGCGTGCCGCTGCAGGAGCTGGAGCTCAAGGAGCTGCGGCGGCAGATGGGCGTGGTGTTGCAGAACCCCTCATTGTTCCGAGGCGACGTGCGACGCAATATCGCCTATTCGGACCCGCAGCTGCCGCTGGAGGCCGTGCAGGAGGCGGCGCGGCGCGCGCAGGTGCATGACGACATCTCGGCCATGCCCATGGGCTACGAGACGGTGCTGAGTGAGATGGGCACCTCGCTGTCCGGCGGACAGCGGCAGCGACTGGCTCTGGCGCGCGCGCTGGCGGCCAACCCCTCCATCCTCCTGCTGGACGAGGCGACGAATGCACTGGATGCCCGGACGGAGCGGGCGGTGCAGGACGCGCTGGCGGAGCTGCGCTGCACGCGGGTGGTCATCGCTCATCGACTGAGCACCGTTCGCGACGCGGACCTCATCCTGGTGATGAAGGATGGCCAGCTGGTGGAACAGGGAACGCACGCCGCGCTGATGGAGAGGCGCGGGAACTACTTCGAGCTCGTGTCCGCGCAGGACCGTCCCCACAAGGCCGCGGGGTAG
- a CDS encoding polyprenyl synthetase family protein, giving the protein MDLARELTDFLVAVEARLSSMLVDGNAGPDVKGDTLMEAARHLCLGTGGKRARPMLVRLFGGAVGVAPERLVDVAVASEFIHSASLLHDDVVDAGMFRRGRPTVNARWGNIVAVMSGDLILSTGLHQLAQLDSRLTLSALSVVSEMTRAAIAEVEARGDLDLPLNRLRFIAEGKTGSLFGWCGHAAATLANQPEAVERFDGFGRHLGVAFQIADDIRDILGTDVGKPRYADVHSRTPSMPILLAVAKDESLRRKLKDAWAFSTITPERTKEIGAAIEATGAVDASMARMNVEIEAALDKLGHFATDPAGAELVGWARKLSAGIAEQVQGRAA; this is encoded by the coding sequence ATGGACCTGGCTCGGGAGCTCACGGACTTTCTGGTGGCGGTGGAAGCGCGGCTCAGCAGCATGCTGGTGGATGGCAACGCCGGTCCGGACGTGAAGGGCGACACGCTGATGGAGGCGGCCCGACACCTGTGTCTGGGGACGGGCGGCAAGCGCGCGCGGCCCATGCTGGTGCGGCTGTTCGGCGGCGCGGTGGGCGTGGCTCCGGAGCGCCTGGTGGACGTGGCGGTGGCGTCGGAGTTCATCCACTCGGCCAGCCTCCTGCACGACGACGTGGTGGACGCGGGCATGTTCCGCCGGGGCCGTCCCACGGTGAACGCGCGCTGGGGCAACATCGTGGCGGTGATGAGCGGAGACCTCATCCTGTCGACGGGCCTGCACCAGCTGGCGCAGCTGGACTCGCGGCTGACGCTGTCCGCGCTGTCGGTGGTCTCCGAGATGACCCGCGCGGCCATCGCCGAGGTGGAGGCGCGCGGAGACCTGGACCTGCCGCTCAACCGGCTGCGCTTCATCGCCGAGGGGAAGACGGGCTCGCTGTTCGGCTGGTGTGGACACGCGGCGGCGACGCTGGCGAACCAGCCCGAGGCGGTGGAGCGCTTCGACGGGTTCGGCCGTCACCTGGGCGTGGCGTTCCAGATCGCCGACGACATCCGGGACATCCTGGGCACGGACGTGGGCAAGCCCCGGTACGCGGACGTGCACTCGCGCACCCCGTCGATGCCCATCCTGCTGGCGGTGGCCAAGGATGAGAGCCTGCGCCGCAAGCTGAAGGACGCCTGGGCCTTCTCCACGATTACACCGGAGCGCACGAAGGAGATTGGCGCGGCCATCGAGGCGACGGGCGCGGTGGATGCGTCCATGGCGCGGATGAACGTGGAGATCGAAGCGGCGCTCGACAAGCTGGGGCACTTCGCGACGGACCCGGCGGGGGCGGAGCTGGTGGGCTGGGCGCGCAAGCTGTCGGCGGGCATCGCCGAGCAAGTGCAAGGACGCGCCGCATGA
- a CDS encoding efflux RND transporter periplasmic adaptor subunit, whose translation MSCASVQAQASEQGPAEQVLSAPRPLLGVVVASQVLDLVFAVEGQLSEVKAHLGQRVQAGELVAALDAEPLRLELGTRQANMRASEAVVHRAVLVVAQARQRLVREQRIRDFSAAQAEETALNDVALAEADLQLAQAQLASTTARAAQAERDVSVARLKAPFTGTVTEQYLTPGMRVSMGMPVIRLVSEQLRLRFAVPEQLAPSVRPGDTVRVRLPAVGMELTAVVDRMSPEIDLSSRHQKAEAVLQVSEAQRGQLASGLVAEVHLQRGARARGRVATTP comes from the coding sequence GTGTCCTGCGCGAGCGTCCAGGCACAGGCTTCGGAGCAGGGCCCCGCGGAGCAGGTGCTGTCCGCGCCGCGTCCGCTGCTGGGTGTGGTCGTGGCCAGTCAGGTGCTGGACCTGGTGTTCGCGGTGGAGGGCCAGTTGAGTGAGGTCAAGGCTCACCTGGGGCAGCGTGTGCAAGCCGGAGAGCTCGTCGCCGCGCTGGACGCGGAGCCCCTTCGGCTGGAGCTGGGCACCCGTCAGGCCAACATGCGCGCCTCCGAGGCCGTCGTGCACCGCGCCGTCCTGGTCGTTGCCCAGGCCCGACAGCGCCTCGTTCGTGAGCAGCGCATCCGTGACTTCTCCGCCGCCCAGGCCGAGGAGACCGCGCTCAATGACGTGGCGCTGGCGGAAGCAGACCTCCAACTGGCGCAGGCTCAGCTGGCCTCGACCACGGCGCGCGCGGCGCAGGCCGAGCGGGACGTGAGCGTGGCCCGACTGAAGGCCCCCTTCACGGGGACGGTCACCGAGCAGTACCTGACGCCGGGCATGCGCGTCAGCATGGGCATGCCGGTGATCCGGCTGGTGAGCGAACAGCTGCGATTGCGCTTCGCCGTCCCGGAGCAGCTGGCCCCGAGCGTGCGTCCTGGCGATACCGTGCGGGTGCGACTGCCCGCCGTGGGCATGGAGCTGACCGCCGTCGTGGACCGCATGTCGCCGGAGATCGACCTCTCCTCGCGTCACCAGAAGGCCGAGGCCGTGCTCCAGGTGTCCGAAGCACAGCGCGGCCAACTGGCCAGTGGATTGGTCGCCGAGGTGCACCTCCAGCGCGGCGCGCGCGCGCGAGGTCGTGTCGCCACCACGCCGTGA
- a CDS encoding MFS transporter: MSPAAFRRYVLSSFASLASAVPLFRPGSSLPGSSAPLLGAPPVDGPDAHLSPTRRLRATLGVSVVEGMFTEVFTACAGATVLTAWAMALGLGPVLVGVMTALPFCAQFIQFPAAWLTSTFGHRRVALTAICLSRLVMFPLAVLPWLALDLAARQHLLLGVAGASAVLGVVGNNAWVAWMGELVPRAVRGRFFGRRTALTTLAGTLASLAAGLLLDRLRPADGVGLALPLLALGACVMGVVTTLLMASQHDPAPPGTTPRLELKGALVPLKDPLARRVLTYQVAWNAAVGVSAPFFALHSIKNLKMTFVILALHAAAVAGVRILTAPLWGKMIDRVGAQPVLMACSLGIGVIPALWLLPSAGTLWPLLFDVVLAGALWSGHGLAIFALPLTVAPRKGRPFYLAAFATAGGLAYAVAAALGGAIASALPENFVLGGQPWVNLHVLFVLSSAARLGAALLAARLPEPGAHPVTSVSALVSRLLPRVHAARMLARESAESHRPS, from the coding sequence TTGAGCCCCGCCGCATTTCGTCGCTACGTCCTGAGCAGCTTCGCCTCGCTCGCCTCCGCCGTCCCCCTCTTCCGTCCGGGCTCGTCGCTGCCCGGCTCGTCCGCGCCGCTGTTGGGGGCCCCTCCGGTGGACGGGCCGGACGCGCACCTGTCGCCCACCCGGCGCCTGCGCGCGACGCTGGGTGTGTCCGTGGTGGAGGGCATGTTCACGGAGGTGTTCACCGCGTGCGCTGGCGCCACGGTGCTCACCGCGTGGGCGATGGCGTTGGGGTTGGGGCCGGTGCTGGTGGGGGTGATGACGGCGCTGCCCTTCTGCGCCCAGTTCATCCAGTTCCCCGCCGCGTGGCTGACGTCCACCTTCGGGCACCGGCGGGTCGCGCTGACGGCCATCTGCCTGTCGCGGCTGGTGATGTTCCCGTTGGCGGTGCTGCCGTGGTTGGCGCTGGACCTGGCGGCGCGTCAGCACCTGCTGCTGGGGGTGGCGGGGGCGTCGGCGGTGTTGGGGGTGGTGGGCAACAACGCGTGGGTGGCGTGGATGGGGGAGCTGGTGCCGCGCGCGGTGCGAGGCCGGTTCTTCGGGCGGCGCACCGCGCTCACCACGCTTGCGGGCACGCTGGCCTCGCTGGCGGCGGGGTTGTTGTTGGACCGGCTGCGTCCGGCGGACGGGGTGGGACTGGCGCTGCCGCTGTTGGCGCTGGGGGCGTGTGTCATGGGCGTGGTGACGACGCTGCTCATGGCCAGTCAGCATGACCCGGCGCCGCCGGGGACGACACCCCGGTTGGAGCTCAAGGGCGCGCTGGTGCCGCTGAAGGACCCCCTCGCGCGGCGGGTGCTCACGTATCAGGTCGCGTGGAACGCGGCGGTGGGGGTGTCCGCGCCGTTCTTCGCGCTGCACAGCATCAAGAACCTGAAGATGACGTTCGTCATCCTGGCGCTGCACGCCGCGGCCGTGGCGGGGGTACGCATCCTCACGGCGCCGCTGTGGGGGAAGATGATCGACCGCGTGGGGGCGCAGCCGGTGTTGATGGCGTGCTCGCTGGGCATCGGCGTCATCCCGGCGCTGTGGCTCTTGCCTTCGGCGGGGACTTTGTGGCCGCTGTTGTTCGACGTGGTGCTCGCGGGGGCGCTGTGGAGCGGGCACGGCCTGGCCATCTTCGCGCTGCCGCTCACGGTGGCGCCGCGCAAGGGTCGGCCGTTCTATCTGGCGGCGTTCGCCACGGCGGGAGGATTGGCGTACGCGGTCGCCGCGGCGCTCGGGGGTGCCATCGCCTCCGCGTTGCCCGAGAACTTCGTCCTGGGCGGGCAGCCGTGGGTGAACCTGCACGTGCTCTTCGTGCTGTCCTCGGCGGCGCGGCTCGGCGCGGCCCTGCTTGCGGCACGGCTTCCAGAGCCTGGGGCGCATCCGGTGACGTCTGTGAGCGCGCTCGTGTCCCGGCTGTTGCCCCGGGTGCATGCGGCGAGGATGCTGGCGCGTGAGAGCGCGGAGAGTCACCGCCCGAGCTGA
- a CDS encoding methyl-accepting chemotaxis protein: MRIQVSEAELSTLSQQLHAKQSQALSRRTDRTFAALMVLQWLGGIVAALVIAPRAWAGLESSVHFHVEAAIWLGLLFGGLPVVLAFMRPGRTSTRHVIAVGQALMSGLLIHLMGGRIETHFHIFGSLALLAIYRDWRVLLTFSGVVAADHFLRGAFWPESLFGIHALESWRWLEHTAWVVFEDIFLIASCVQGQREMRDAARREAQLELSRRAVEERVVRPLMESADALRDSMRTLTQATADQRRELSRQAGALEETRVTAEEIRQTSLVASQQATQMMETTAEAGDMGVAVEAAIGRSVEGLAALREQTVDLTERIRSLASHTDRIAGITRSVQDLADQSNVLAINAAIEAARSGEAGRGFSVVAREIRGLAGQSVAATQQVRVVLGETRTRIQSVVEITRQGGERMSRGIESIRDSGEQLRTLSSLVKNNADSVRQISAVVSQQSAGVAQIFNAVSDQTELMRTSMARLETTHAAADGLRHVTDQIHDIIALYQTKS; encoded by the coding sequence ATGAGGATCCAGGTCTCCGAGGCGGAGCTCTCGACGCTGTCTCAACAACTCCACGCGAAACAAAGCCAGGCATTGAGCCGGCGCACGGACCGGACGTTCGCGGCGTTGATGGTCCTGCAGTGGCTGGGCGGCATCGTCGCGGCGCTGGTCATCGCCCCGAGGGCCTGGGCGGGGCTGGAGAGCTCGGTCCATTTCCACGTCGAGGCCGCCATCTGGCTGGGGCTGCTCTTCGGCGGACTCCCCGTTGTACTGGCGTTCATGCGGCCGGGTCGGACCTCCACGCGCCATGTCATCGCGGTGGGCCAGGCCCTGATGTCCGGGTTGCTCATCCACTTGATGGGCGGGCGCATCGAGACGCACTTCCACATCTTCGGCTCCCTGGCGCTGCTGGCCATCTACCGGGACTGGCGGGTGCTGCTGACGTTCAGCGGCGTGGTGGCGGCGGACCACTTCCTGCGCGGGGCGTTCTGGCCGGAGTCGCTCTTCGGGATCCACGCGCTGGAGTCGTGGCGGTGGCTCGAGCACACGGCGTGGGTGGTGTTCGAGGACATCTTCCTCATCGCCTCGTGCGTGCAGGGGCAGCGGGAGATGCGGGACGCGGCGCGGCGGGAAGCGCAGCTGGAGTTGTCCCGGCGCGCGGTGGAGGAGCGGGTGGTGCGGCCGCTGATGGAGTCCGCGGATGCCCTTCGGGACTCGATGCGGACCCTGACGCAGGCGACGGCGGACCAGCGCCGGGAGCTGTCCCGACAGGCGGGGGCGCTGGAGGAGACGCGGGTGACGGCGGAGGAGATCCGCCAGACCTCGCTGGTGGCCTCGCAGCAGGCGACGCAGATGATGGAGACCACGGCGGAGGCCGGGGACATGGGCGTGGCGGTGGAGGCGGCCATCGGACGGAGCGTGGAGGGACTGGCGGCGCTGCGCGAGCAGACCGTGGACCTCACGGAGCGCATCCGCTCGTTGGCGTCGCACACGGACCGCATCGCGGGCATCACCCGCTCCGTGCAGGACCTGGCGGACCAGTCCAATGTGCTGGCCATCAACGCGGCCATCGAGGCGGCCCGCTCGGGTGAAGCCGGGCGTGGGTTCTCGGTGGTGGCGCGCGAGATTCGCGGACTGGCGGGCCAGTCCGTGGCGGCGACGCAGCAGGTGCGGGTGGTGCTCGGGGAGACGCGCACGCGCATCCAGAGCGTGGTGGAGATCACCCGTCAGGGCGGCGAGCGCATGAGCCGAGGCATCGAGAGCATCCGCGACTCGGGCGAGCAGCTGCGGACGTTGTCCTCGCTGGTGAAGAACAACGCGGACTCCGTCCGGCAGATCTCCGCGGTGGTGAGTCAACAGTCGGCGGGCGTGGCGCAGATCTTCAACGCGGTGTCGGACCAGACCGAGCTGATGCGGACCTCCATGGCCCGGCTGGAGACCACGCACGCGGCCGCGGATGGACTGCGGCACGTCACGGACCAGATCCACGACATCATCGCGCTGTATCAGACCAAGAGCTGA
- a CDS encoding thioredoxin domain-containing protein, with protein MKHREGRPGVLAGLVGVWLVACVLGTGLLWRYASAAGERAAPPGKLPESLGLERGASDWALLIFLHPQCACSRATLTELGKLVHFAGARLATRVYIWAPREASEGFVQSELWERSRALPGVEVLADVDGKVARELGALTSGHVVLYAPDGTERFSGGITAARGHEGDSPGGLALRALLSSGEAERSASPVFGCALNTPSQVTGVSPR; from the coding sequence TTGAAACATCGCGAGGGACGACCCGGTGTGTTGGCGGGGCTGGTGGGGGTGTGGCTCGTGGCCTGTGTTCTCGGGACGGGCCTGCTTTGGCGATACGCGAGTGCCGCGGGTGAGCGGGCCGCTCCGCCCGGGAAGCTGCCGGAGTCGCTGGGGCTGGAGCGTGGCGCGAGCGACTGGGCGCTGCTCATCTTCCTGCATCCACAGTGCGCGTGCTCGCGCGCGACGCTGACGGAGCTGGGGAAGCTGGTGCACTTCGCGGGGGCGCGGCTGGCGACGCGGGTCTACATCTGGGCGCCTCGTGAGGCATCCGAGGGCTTCGTCCAGTCAGAGCTGTGGGAGCGCTCACGCGCGCTGCCGGGCGTGGAGGTGCTGGCGGACGTGGACGGGAAGGTGGCGCGGGAGCTGGGCGCGCTGACCTCCGGCCACGTGGTGCTCTATGCGCCGGACGGCACGGAGCGATTCAGCGGTGGCATCACCGCTGCGCGCGGACACGAGGGGGACAGTCCCGGGGGATTGGCCCTGCGCGCGTTGTTGTCGTCGGGTGAGGCCGAGCGCTCCGCGTCGCCTGTCTTCGGCTGTGCGTTGAACACACCTTCACAGGTCACGGGAGTCTCGCCGCGATGA
- a CDS encoding gamma-glutamylcyclotransferase has product MDSHYDMVMKAREGADPKVTRLYFAYSTILDRAAFEEWRQQHSYGFFDLPEGRLAEAVDVDLVYDFPSRWWGGRVAGLADAPGGRIFGRLFEIRGQDWPIVQHKEGFVTGMCVERAVKVRVDGQEVEATAFVTNPRRASQDGAVSPRFVEALVRGAQAAGLPAEYVERLKRGA; this is encoded by the coding sequence ATGGATTCGCACTACGACATGGTGATGAAGGCGCGCGAGGGCGCGGACCCGAAGGTGACGCGGCTGTACTTCGCGTACTCCACCATCCTGGACCGGGCGGCGTTCGAGGAGTGGCGGCAGCAGCACTCGTACGGCTTCTTCGATTTGCCGGAGGGGCGGCTGGCGGAAGCGGTGGACGTGGACCTGGTCTACGACTTCCCGTCGCGCTGGTGGGGAGGGCGGGTGGCGGGGCTGGCGGACGCGCCGGGCGGGCGCATCTTCGGGCGGCTGTTCGAGATTCGCGGGCAGGACTGGCCCATCGTCCAGCACAAGGAAGGCTTCGTGACGGGGATGTGCGTGGAGCGCGCGGTGAAGGTGCGCGTGGACGGCCAGGAGGTGGAGGCCACCGCGTTCGTCACCAATCCCCGGCGCGCGTCGCAGGACGGCGCGGTGAGCCCTCGCTTCGTGGAGGCCCTGGTGCGAGGCGCCCAGGCGGCGGGCCTGCCGGCGGAGTACGTGGAGCGGCTCAAGCGCGGGGCGTAG
- a CDS encoding GbsR/MarR family transcriptional regulator codes for MKGYLWTGGHGSAGGEPPVVEGRLAPWEAIAVDAVGNVIEFWGFKRNQGRVWALLYLRGEPLTAGEIERELDLSKGGVSMLLRDLERWGVIQRVRLPQDTVWRYGAETDLVRMVRHVIEEREAGFVARIRADLAEARRLAETMGGVPLERLERLEKMATLAEHVERALRLFIKTSRLDVSGVLAVFRDGASRRGDR; via the coding sequence ATGAAGGGCTACCTGTGGACGGGGGGACACGGGAGCGCGGGTGGTGAGCCGCCGGTGGTCGAAGGCCGGCTCGCGCCATGGGAAGCCATCGCGGTGGACGCGGTGGGCAACGTCATCGAGTTCTGGGGCTTCAAGCGCAACCAGGGCCGGGTGTGGGCGCTCTTGTACCTGCGCGGCGAGCCGCTGACGGCGGGCGAAATCGAGCGCGAGCTGGACCTGTCCAAGGGTGGGGTCTCCATGCTGCTCCGGGACTTGGAGCGCTGGGGTGTCATCCAGCGGGTGCGGCTGCCGCAGGACACCGTCTGGCGCTACGGCGCGGAGACGGACCTGGTGCGGATGGTCCGCCACGTCATCGAGGAGCGCGAGGCGGGCTTCGTGGCGCGCATCCGCGCGGACCTGGCGGAGGCGCGCAGGTTGGCGGAGACGATGGGCGGGGTGCCGCTGGAGCGGCTCGAGCGGCTGGAGAAGATGGCCACGCTGGCCGAGCACGTGGAGCGGGCGCTGCGGCTGTTCATCAAGACGTCGCGCCTGGACGTGTCCGGGGTGCTGGCGGTGTTCCGGGACGGTGCCTCGCGCCGCGGGGACCGGTAG